The following proteins are co-located in the Phyllostomus discolor isolate MPI-MPIP mPhyDis1 chromosome 1, mPhyDis1.pri.v3, whole genome shotgun sequence genome:
- the GLCE gene encoding D-glucuronyl C5-epimerase has protein sequence MRCLAARVNYKTLIIICALFTLVTVLLWNKCSSDKTIQFPRHLSSSFRVDGSEKRAAASESNNYVNHLAKHSEDAFPPEQQKAPPVAGGFNGNGGSKVLGLKYEEIDCLINDDHTIKGRREGNEIFLPFTWVEKYFDVYGKVVQYDGYDRFEFSHSYSKVYAQRAPYHPDGVFMSFEGYNVEVRDRVKCISGVEGVPLSTQWGPQGYFYPIQIAQYGLSHYSKNLTEKPPHIEVYETAEDRDKTSKPTDWTVPKGCFMASVADKSRFTNVKQFIAPETSEGVSLQLGNTKDFIISFDLKFLTNGSVSVVLETTEKNQLFTVHYVSNTQLIAFKERDIYYGIGPRTSWSTITRDLVTDLRKGVGLSNTKAVKPTKIMPRKVVRLIAKGKGFLDNITISTTAHMAAFFAASDWLVRNQDEKGGWPIMVTRKLGEGFKSLEPGWYSAMAQGQAISTLVRAYLLTKDHIFLNSALRATAPYKFLSEQHGVKAVFMNKHDWYEEYPTTPSSFVLNGFMYSLIGLYDLKETAGEKLGKEAKSLYEHGMESLKAMLPLYDTGSGTIYDLRHFMLGIAPNLARWDYHTTHINQLQLLSTIDESPIFKEFVKRWKSYLKGSRAKHN, from the exons ATGCGTTGCTTGGCAGCTCGGGTCAACTATAAGACTTTGATTATCATCTGCGCACTCTTCACTTTGGTCACAGTACTTTTGTGGAATAAGTGTTCCAGCGACAAAACGATCCAGTTTCCACGGCACTTGAGTAGTAGCTTCAGAGTGGATGGATCAGAAAAAAGAGCAGCAGCCTCTGAGAGTAACAACTATGTGAATCACCTGGCCAAACATTCAGAGGACGCATTTCCTCCAGAGCAGCAGAAAGCACCCCCTGTTGCTGGGGGCTTCAATGGCAATGGGGGAAGCAAGGTGTTAGGGCTCAAGTATGAAGAAATTGACTGTCTCATAAATGACGACCACACAATTAAAGGGAGACGAGAGGGGAATGAAATCTTTCTCCCATTCACTTGGGTGGAGAAATATTTTGATGTTTATGGAAAGGTGGTTCAGTATGATGGCTATGATCGGTTTGAATTCTCTCATAGCTATTCCAAAGTCTATGCACAGAGGGCTCCTTATCACCCTGATGGTGTGTTTATGTCCTTTGAAGGCTACAATGTGGAAGTCCGAGACAGAGTCAAGTGTATAAGTGGGGTTGAAG GTGTACCTTTATCTACACAATGGGGACCTCAAGGCTATTTCTACCCAATCCAAATTGCACAGTATGGGTTAAGTCATTACAGCAAGAATCTAACTGAGAAACCTCCTCACATCGAGGTATATGAAACAGCAGAAGATAGGGACAAAACCAGCAAGCCCACTGACTGGACCGTGCCAAAGGGCTGCTTTATGGCTAGTGTGGCTGATAAGTCTAGATTCACCAATGTTAAACAGTTCATTGCTCCAG AGACCAGTGAAGGCGTATCTTTGCAACTGGGGAACACAAaagactttattatttcattcgACCTCAAGTTCTTGACAAATGGGAGTGTGTCCGTGGTATTGGAGACTACAGAAAAGAATCAGCTCTTCACTGTCCATTATGTCTCAAATACCCAGCTAATCgcttttaaagaaagagataTATACTATGGCATTGGGCCCAGAACTTCATGGAGCACGATTACCAGGGACCTGGTCACTGACCTCAGGAAAGGAGTGGGTCTTTCCAACACAAAAGCTGTCAAGCCAACCAAAATAATGCCCAGGAAGGTGGTACGGTTGATTGCAAAAGGGAAAGGATTCCTTGATAACATCACCATCTCTACAACAGCCCACATGGCCGCATTCTTCGCTGCCAGTGATTGGCTGGTGAGGAACCAGGATGAGAAAGGTGGCTGGCCAATTATGGTAACCCGTAAGTTAGGGGAAGGGTTCAAGTCTTTAGAGCCAGGGTGGTACTCTGCCATGGCCCAAGGGCAAGCCATTTCTACATTAGTCAGGGCCTATCTACTAACAAAAGACCATATATTCCTCAATTCAGCTTTAAGGGCAACAGCCCCTTACAAGTTTCTATCAGAGCAGCATGGAGTTAAAGCTGTGTTTATGAATAAACATGACTGGTATGAAGAGTATCCTACCACACCTagctcttttgttttaaatggctTTATGTATTCTTTAATTGGGCTCTATGACttaaaagaaactgcaggagAAAAACTCGGGAAAGAAGCGAAGTCCCTGTATGAGCACGGCATGGAGTCCCTGAAAGCCATGCTCCCCTTGTACGACACTGGCTCAGGAACCATCTACGACCTCCGGCACTTCATGCTCGGCATCGCCCCCAATCTGGCCCGCTGGGACTACCACACCACTCACATCAATCAGCTGCAGCTCCTCAGCACCATTGATGAGTCTCCAATCTTCAAAGAATTTGTCAAGAGATGGAAAAGCTACCTGAAAGGCAGTAGGGCAAAGCACAACTAG